A stretch of Metabacillus sp. FJAT-52054 DNA encodes these proteins:
- a CDS encoding nucleoside recognition domain-containing protein: MDLSIQFDKVLNEARDISSAEIRDEIVQSLHEKSKELCARTVTFSKTKEDVRTEKLDAVLTSPIFGFPIMLIMLGAVFYLTIAGANVPSSMLGEFFSWIEGYLTIFFQWMGAPEWLYGILVLGLFRGTTWVISVMLPPMAIFFPVFALLENFGYLPRVAFNMDRIFKQVGAHGKQSLTMAMGFGCNAAAMMSTRIIESPRERMLAILTNNFVPCNGRWGTLIILSSLFMAAGFTGGWASLVTTAVIVGIVLFGVIVTFFVSFVLSKTALKGVPTHYTLELPPYRKPKVWDTVVRASLTRSISVLMRAVKIAAPAAMLTWILANVFIGDTSILMYFVNFLDPFGKMLGMDGYILAAFLIGLPANEIVLPVLLMGYLSTGSLTEVDNLMDLKQIFLDHGWTWLTALNMMLFSLLHFPCGTTLINIYKETKSKKWTFMSFIIPTVIAIAVTFILAQAAFLFGWV; encoded by the coding sequence GTGGACTTAAGTATCCAGTTTGACAAAGTATTAAACGAGGCAAGAGACATATCGTCTGCTGAGATACGCGATGAGATTGTTCAGAGTCTTCATGAAAAAAGCAAGGAGCTTTGTGCAAGGACCGTTACGTTTAGTAAAACAAAAGAAGATGTTCGGACTGAAAAACTGGATGCTGTTCTGACATCACCGATTTTTGGATTTCCGATCATGCTGATCATGCTCGGGGCAGTTTTTTATTTAACGATTGCAGGAGCCAATGTGCCATCCTCCATGCTTGGTGAATTCTTCAGCTGGATTGAAGGGTACTTAACAATTTTCTTCCAGTGGATGGGGGCACCTGAGTGGCTATACGGAATATTGGTACTTGGTCTGTTCCGGGGAACGACTTGGGTAATCAGTGTGATGCTGCCGCCTATGGCGATTTTCTTTCCGGTGTTCGCCCTGCTTGAAAACTTCGGATACCTTCCGCGCGTGGCTTTTAACATGGATCGCATTTTCAAACAGGTTGGAGCCCATGGAAAGCAGTCTTTGACGATGGCGATGGGATTTGGGTGCAACGCCGCTGCTATGATGTCTACCCGAATCATTGAATCTCCCAGAGAGCGGATGCTAGCGATCTTAACGAATAACTTTGTGCCATGCAACGGACGCTGGGGAACGCTTATTATCCTTTCATCCCTATTCATGGCAGCTGGGTTTACAGGAGGCTGGGCTTCACTTGTCACAACAGCTGTCATTGTCGGAATCGTATTATTTGGAGTTATCGTTACTTTTTTCGTTTCCTTTGTCTTATCAAAAACCGCTTTGAAAGGCGTTCCAACTCATTACACCCTGGAACTTCCGCCATACCGAAAACCAAAAGTATGGGATACTGTGGTCCGGGCTTCATTAACCCGTTCGATTTCTGTTCTGATGAGAGCGGTAAAGATTGCGGCACCGGCAGCCATGCTTACATGGATTCTTGCAAATGTATTTATCGGGGATACAAGTATTCTGATGTACTTCGTTAACTTCCTTGATCCTTTTGGAAAAATGCTTGGAATGGATGGCTACATTTTAGCGGCATTCCTGATCGGCTTGCCGGCTAATGAAATCGTATTGCCTGTTCTTTTAATGGGTTATCTTTCGACCGGATCTCTTACGGAAGTGGATAATCTGATGGATTTAAAGCAAATTTTCCTTGATCACGGCTGGACGTGGCTAACAGCTTTAAATATGATGCTGTTCTCGCTTCTTCACTTCCCGTGCGGCACGACACTCATCAATATATATAAGGAAACAAAAAGCAAAAAATGGACGTTCATGTCTTTTATCATCCCGACCGTTATAGCCATCGCTGTGACATTTATTCTTGCTCAGGCGGCCTTTCTGTTTGGATGGGTTTAA
- a CDS encoding FeoB small GTPase domain-containing protein: MNNVYRVALAGNPNTGKSTLFNALTGLKQHTGNWAGKTVDMAEGTMQHKGETYKLIDLPGTYSLFSNSKDEEVARNYIVFEKPDITLVVLDATSLERNMNLALQVLEMTTNVIVCVNLIDEAAKRGISINDQHLTRRLGVPVVKISARNKTGFPLLFDTMDRLVKGIIQCQPALISYHTAIEEKISKIEPLVRPLIDDDLSARWVALRLLDGDESLLDELKGRMAQKEELTRGLKYPV, from the coding sequence ATGAATAATGTGTACAGAGTCGCATTAGCCGGAAATCCCAATACCGGGAAAAGCACCCTGTTCAACGCTTTGACCGGTCTGAAGCAGCACACAGGAAACTGGGCTGGAAAAACCGTTGATATGGCAGAAGGAACGATGCAGCATAAGGGCGAAACGTATAAGCTCATTGATCTTCCCGGGACCTATTCTCTTTTCTCAAATTCAAAGGATGAAGAAGTTGCGAGAAATTATATCGTCTTTGAAAAGCCGGATATTACATTAGTGGTACTCGATGCAACATCACTTGAACGGAATATGAATCTCGCTCTTCAAGTGCTTGAAATGACAACGAACGTTATTGTTTGCGTCAATTTAATTGATGAAGCGGCGAAGCGGGGCATCAGTATTAATGATCAGCATCTGACAAGAAGACTAGGAGTGCCGGTTGTAAAAATATCAGCACGCAATAAAACGGGATTCCCACTGCTGTTTGATACGATGGACCGGCTTGTGAAAGGGATTATCCAATGTCAGCCGGCCCTGATTAGCTATCATACGGCTATTGAGGAAAAAATCAGCAAAATCGAACCGCTTGTCCGTCCGCTCATTGACGATGACCTCTCTGCAAGATGGGTTGCCCTGAGACTGCTGGATGGAGATGAATCCCTTTTGGATGAATTAAAAGGCCGTATGGCGCAAAAGGAGGAGTTGACACGTGGACTTAAGTATCCAGTTTGA
- a CDS encoding FeoA family protein: MTNTKTVCLYQANKGDTLKITSLSLEGVMRRRLLDLGFVPGAVVKVVRRSPLGDPIAFRVSQTTIALRKEESMRIEGELITHE; this comes from the coding sequence ATGACCAATACTAAAACAGTTTGTCTATACCAAGCGAATAAAGGGGATACCTTAAAAATTACTTCACTTTCCCTTGAAGGAGTTATGCGCAGAAGACTTCTTGATTTAGGCTTTGTCCCTGGAGCAGTGGTGAAGGTAGTCCGCAGAAGTCCGCTTGGCGATCCCATTGCCTTTCGAGTCAGCCAAACGACGATTGCCCTTCGAAAAGAAGAGAGTATGAGAATTGAAGGAGAGTTGATCACTCATGAATAA
- a CDS encoding SH3 domain-containing protein has product MKKWQKASTASVLALGILSFPLSSALPFFEASTAQASAAYTYEVTAGKLNIRAAANTQSKVLGSLRKGVKIEIQRITTSGWVSFQYKGKIAYASAKFMLPIAGTGVTKTNLHLRKSAAASSASLLVIPAGKKVTVHEWAGDWARIDYNGTKGWASSKYLMGFE; this is encoded by the coding sequence ATGAAAAAATGGCAAAAAGCATCAACTGCTTCCGTATTAGCTCTCGGCATCCTTTCCTTTCCGCTCAGCTCAGCTCTTCCATTCTTTGAAGCCAGTACAGCTCAAGCCTCTGCAGCTTATACGTATGAGGTAACTGCCGGCAAATTAAACATTCGGGCAGCAGCCAATACTCAGTCAAAAGTTCTAGGATCGCTGCGAAAGGGAGTAAAAATTGAAATACAGCGAATTACCACTTCTGGATGGGTCTCTTTTCAATATAAAGGCAAAATAGCTTATGCGAGTGCAAAATTCATGCTGCCAATAGCCGGAACAGGTGTTACTAAAACGAACCTGCATTTAAGAAAAAGTGCAGCCGCTTCTTCAGCAAGCCTCCTCGTTATTCCGGCTGGAAAAAAAGTAACCGTTCATGAATGGGCTGGTGATTGGGCACGAATTGATTACAACGGAACAAAAGGCTGGGCCAGTTCTAAATATTTGATGGGATTTGAATGA
- a CDS encoding DUF3298 and DUF4163 domain-containing protein — protein sequence MKKALPIVLAAGLAFGAMPYEPAAAASSGWTNNELKPGQIGRVTAIQDISVYEKSGTSFKAVSSLKKGQVSRVYTNRNGLFGIGGGKFVKADGSVAYETPSKSRYEAVNGIKSIKITAKDAPVEYPQMIGMNNKNAEQSINAVILRQANQHVENYKKAKLQEEKNKQQWEKDGKPYPWKPYEYKASYEIHFNKNHLLSVVVYEYQYMGGAHGMTVAKTLNFNSLNGSRFDLTTVIKNKTSVVKNYAAADLRNQSNRNQTAIFPDALKEIVIDSNREWTFHNKGLKLIFQEYEVGPYSSGMPEVIVPMSVYQ from the coding sequence ATGAAAAAGGCATTACCAATTGTTCTCGCTGCTGGTCTCGCTTTCGGCGCTATGCCTTATGAACCTGCTGCAGCCGCTTCTTCCGGATGGACCAATAACGAATTAAAGCCGGGACAGATCGGCAGAGTTACGGCAATTCAGGATATCAGTGTTTATGAGAAATCAGGTACAAGCTTTAAAGCAGTTTCCAGTTTGAAAAAAGGCCAAGTCTCAAGAGTTTACACAAACCGTAATGGATTGTTTGGTATTGGCGGAGGGAAGTTCGTAAAGGCAGATGGTTCCGTAGCCTATGAAACGCCTTCAAAATCCAGATATGAAGCAGTAAACGGGATAAAATCAATAAAAATAACCGCTAAAGATGCGCCGGTTGAATACCCGCAAATGATAGGAATGAATAACAAAAATGCTGAACAGTCAATTAATGCTGTGATACTTAGACAAGCAAACCAACATGTAGAAAATTACAAGAAAGCTAAGCTGCAAGAAGAAAAGAATAAACAGCAATGGGAAAAGGACGGCAAGCCTTATCCATGGAAGCCTTATGAATACAAAGCAAGCTATGAAATTCACTTCAATAAAAATCATTTGCTGAGTGTGGTCGTTTATGAATATCAATATATGGGCGGGGCACATGGTATGACAGTTGCGAAAACGCTGAATTTTAATTCACTTAATGGTTCCCGTTTCGATTTAACAACAGTGATAAAAAATAAAACAAGCGTGGTGAAAAACTATGCCGCAGCAGATTTGAGAAATCAATCCAACAGAAATCAAACCGCAATTTTTCCAGATGCATTAAAGGAAATTGTCATTGACAGCAATAGGGAATGGACATTTCATAATAAAGGACTGAAATTAATTTTTCAGGAATATGAAGTTGGCCCTTATTCGTCTGGAATGCCCGAAGTGATTGTACCTATGTCTGTATATCAGTAA
- a CDS encoding molybdopterin-dependent oxidoreductase, translating into MLSYIEQPDGVFKSVCSLDCPDQCGLLVHKEKGKIVKVEGDPDHPVTKGSICNKVRHMTERLYDPKRLAYPMKRVGPKGEGRFERITWDEAIETIKSRWMKLIESAGPESILPYSFYGNMGLLSSEGIDRRFFHQLGASLLNRAICSVAGSFGYKYTMGGSFGIDPEETIHSKLIIFWGINAVSTNMHQVTIAQKARKNGAKIVVIDVHKNQTGRMADWFIPILPGTDSALALGMMHILFKENYEDEAFLEKYSVGYEELKEHVIQYDPETVSSITGIPVNDLYTLSRMYGKTSPSFIRIGNGIQHHDNGGMNVRTIACLPAITGQWLKKGGGAIKGNSGYLQHDSEALTRPDLLQVKSARVINMNEIGRALLELDPPVKSMFVYNSNPAVVAPEGNKVRKGLAREDLFTVVHDLFLTETAAYADLVLPASSSFENTDFYTSYWHHYMQIQKPVIEKFGESKSNVELFRMLAKAFNMDPALFNVSEEELIRQAVDQSDNPYIQGISYDELSKHDFVKADVKPLFPGNLPTPSGKIELYSEQMKSHGYPALPTYSPLVEDGDFPFLFVPGPNHNFLNSTFSHNEKHTVLEKQPRLFMNDKDAAMFGIEDGDLARVWNDRGECELTAAVGNTVLPGVLVTQGLWADTPGTKQLVNSLTPDRLADMGGGAVFFSGRVKLEKKR; encoded by the coding sequence TTGTTATCTTATATTGAACAGCCTGACGGAGTCTTTAAATCGGTTTGCTCGTTGGATTGTCCGGATCAGTGCGGGCTGCTGGTACATAAGGAGAAGGGGAAGATTGTGAAGGTTGAAGGAGATCCTGATCATCCGGTTACGAAAGGAAGCATTTGCAATAAGGTGCGGCATATGACAGAACGTCTTTATGATCCGAAACGCCTTGCCTATCCAATGAAACGGGTGGGACCAAAAGGAGAGGGCAGGTTTGAGAGGATTACGTGGGATGAAGCGATTGAAACCATTAAGTCCCGCTGGATGAAACTGATTGAAAGTGCTGGACCTGAGAGCATCCTACCCTACAGCTTTTACGGAAACATGGGGCTCCTCTCATCGGAAGGAATCGACCGGCGGTTTTTCCATCAGCTTGGAGCGAGCTTGCTGAATCGTGCCATTTGTTCTGTAGCGGGTTCGTTCGGCTACAAATACACGATGGGTGGAAGCTTCGGGATTGATCCGGAGGAAACGATTCACTCCAAACTGATTATTTTCTGGGGAATCAATGCCGTGAGCACGAATATGCATCAAGTGACAATCGCGCAAAAAGCACGGAAGAATGGCGCAAAGATTGTCGTAATCGATGTTCACAAGAATCAGACCGGCCGTATGGCAGACTGGTTTATCCCGATTCTTCCTGGGACAGACAGTGCCCTGGCTCTCGGTATGATGCATATTCTTTTTAAGGAAAATTACGAGGATGAAGCTTTTCTGGAGAAATATTCTGTAGGATATGAAGAATTAAAAGAACACGTTATTCAGTATGATCCTGAGACCGTATCGTCCATAACCGGCATACCAGTTAATGATTTATATACGCTGTCCAGAATGTACGGTAAAACCTCCCCCTCATTTATCAGGATCGGAAATGGAATACAGCATCATGATAACGGGGGGATGAACGTTCGAACGATTGCTTGCCTTCCCGCGATTACCGGGCAGTGGCTAAAAAAAGGCGGTGGTGCGATCAAAGGGAATTCGGGCTATTTGCAGCATGACAGTGAAGCACTGACACGACCGGATCTGCTTCAGGTTAAAAGCGCACGGGTCATTAATATGAATGAGATTGGCCGCGCCCTTCTCGAACTGGATCCGCCGGTCAAATCAATGTTCGTCTATAATAGCAATCCTGCTGTCGTTGCCCCGGAAGGAAATAAAGTTCGGAAAGGTCTTGCCAGGGAAGACTTGTTTACTGTCGTTCATGATTTATTTTTGACAGAAACTGCTGCTTACGCAGACCTTGTCCTGCCTGCCTCCTCTTCCTTTGAAAACACGGATTTTTATACATCCTATTGGCATCACTATATGCAAATCCAGAAGCCTGTTATCGAAAAGTTTGGTGAATCTAAATCAAATGTCGAGCTTTTTCGCATGCTGGCCAAAGCGTTCAACATGGATCCCGCTTTATTTAACGTTTCGGAAGAAGAATTAATCCGGCAGGCGGTAGATCAATCCGACAATCCATATATACAGGGCATCAGCTATGACGAACTTTCAAAGCATGATTTTGTGAAAGCCGATGTAAAACCGCTGTTTCCGGGTAACCTCCCTACGCCAAGCGGAAAAATTGAGCTTTATTCCGAGCAGATGAAATCCCATGGTTATCCTGCACTTCCGACTTACTCACCTCTTGTTGAGGACGGGGATTTCCCTTTTTTGTTTGTTCCAGGCCCTAACCATAATTTCTTGAATTCAACCTTTAGCCATAATGAAAAACATACAGTCCTTGAAAAGCAGCCTCGTTTGTTTATGAACGATAAGGATGCCGCAATGTTTGGAATTGAGGATGGGGATCTTGCGAGAGTATGGAATGACCGGGGAGAATGTGAACTAACTGCTGCTGTTGGGAATACTGTACTTCCCGGTGTCTTAGTTACTCAAGGTTTGTGGGCTGACACCCCAGGTACAAAACAGCTTGTCAATTCCCTCACTCCTGACCGGCTAGCCGATATGGGCGGAGGCGCTGTCTTCTTTTCTGGCAGAGTTAAGCTTGAGAAAAAAAGGTAG
- a CDS encoding DUF1641 domain-containing protein: MANATTKIKRLELSEEDQRKKDLREVEDALVSNKTAILESLQLMQHMQDRGILSLLNGLFGQGDKVLHVLVKALDKPENTNTLKNMLLMLGVLGTVNVQQLEPLLIKLNKGVERVAEKKDTDHKTGYLDIVRSLKDPEINRAVTLMLTFLKGVGEETEHMEKNKQQEAGERVDRGENA, from the coding sequence ATGGCTAATGCGACCACTAAAATCAAAAGGCTTGAGTTGAGTGAAGAGGATCAGCGGAAAAAAGACTTGCGTGAAGTGGAAGATGCATTAGTCTCCAATAAAACAGCCATCCTTGAATCGCTTCAGCTTATGCAGCACATGCAGGATCGAGGAATATTGTCTCTACTAAACGGTTTATTCGGGCAGGGAGATAAAGTATTGCACGTCCTGGTGAAGGCACTCGATAAACCGGAAAATACAAACACACTGAAAAACATGCTGCTTATGCTAGGCGTACTCGGCACCGTCAATGTACAGCAGCTGGAACCCCTTTTGATTAAATTGAACAAAGGGGTGGAAAGGGTGGCGGAAAAAAAGGATACAGATCATAAAACCGGTTATCTGGATATCGTCCGATCACTGAAGGACCCTGAAATTAATAGAGCCGTAACCTTGATGCTGACATTTTTAAAAGGGGTCGGCGAGGAGACGGAGCATATGGAAAAAAACAAGCAGCAGGAAGCCGGCGAAAGGGTAGACCGGGGAGAAAATGCATAA
- the fdhF gene encoding formate dehydrogenase subunit alpha yields the protein MIEVLFSKFFSGEEEETLPETFNVKINGIDAIASEDQTILELLSASSIEVPNVCYHPSLGAIETCDTCLVKVNGEFVRSCSSTLKDGDTVDTDSKPVKEAQIIAMDRILKNHELYCTVCDYNNGGCEVHNTVKEMKINHQSTPFAQKPYPVDHSHPFYRYDPDQCILCGRCVEACQNVQVTETLSIDWEREKPRVIWDNDVPINESSCVSCGHCSTVCPCNAMMEKGMEGEAGYMTDIQKETLRPMIEITKNVETGYGSILTISDMESAMREERIKKTKTVCTYCGVGCSFDIWTKGRDILKVEPQAEAPANGISTCVKGKFGWDFVNSEERLTKPLIREGDEFREAEWEEALELIAGKFTEIKNEHGPGALSFISSSKCTNEESYLMQKLGRAVIGTNNIDNCSRYCQTPATMGLFRTVGHGGDSGGIKDIEMSDLVLVIGSNTSESHPVLSTRVKRSHKLHNQKLIVADLRKHEMAERSDLFVKPNPGSDIVWLSAVTKYIVDQGWADETFLANKVNGLKDYVRSLEPYTMEYASEATGISIADLIRIAEMIHKAKTVCALWAMGVTQHLGGSDTSTAISNLLLITGNYGKPGAGSYPLRGHNNVQGASDFGSMPDRFPSYEKVTDPSVRSKYEKAWGVDLPAEPGLNNHEMIAAIHDGNLKAMYVKGEEMGIVDSNINYVQAAYEKLDFFVVQDIFFTRTAQFADVVLPASPSLEKEGTFTNTERRIQRLYQVLEPLGDSKPDWKIIMEIANRLGAGWTYDHPSEIMAEAVQLAPLFAGVTYDRLEGYKSLQWPVAEDGTDTPLLFTDGFPFPDGKARLVPLAWTHPLSYESEYDVHVNNGRLLEHFHEGNMTYKSKGITGKTPRTFLEVSAALAEEKGIKTGSLVRLVTPYGQVKVQAHITDRVRGKEVYLPMNDSGEAAINLLTSSYADKDTDTPAYKEVKAKLEVLEAEGIDPLPKVNHRNGNPKPQTGVEVQRKWARKDYVFPGDLVKKERNHNG from the coding sequence ATGATAGAAGTTCTTTTTTCGAAATTTTTCAGCGGAGAGGAAGAGGAGACATTGCCGGAAACATTTAATGTGAAAATAAACGGGATTGATGCAATAGCGAGTGAAGATCAGACGATTCTTGAGCTTTTGTCGGCTTCTTCAATTGAGGTACCGAACGTTTGCTATCATCCAAGTCTTGGAGCAATCGAAACATGTGATACATGTTTAGTAAAGGTGAATGGAGAATTTGTAAGATCCTGTTCTTCCACACTTAAAGATGGTGACACGGTTGATACGGACTCGAAACCTGTAAAAGAAGCGCAGATTATCGCCATGGACCGGATACTGAAAAATCACGAGCTTTACTGTACGGTTTGTGATTACAACAACGGCGGATGTGAAGTACATAATACGGTTAAAGAAATGAAAATTAATCATCAAAGCACACCTTTTGCACAAAAACCTTACCCTGTGGATCATTCCCATCCATTTTACCGGTATGATCCTGATCAGTGCATTCTTTGCGGAAGGTGTGTTGAAGCTTGTCAGAATGTTCAGGTAACAGAAACACTATCAATTGATTGGGAACGCGAAAAACCGCGCGTTATCTGGGACAATGATGTTCCTATTAATGAATCTTCCTGTGTTTCCTGCGGTCATTGCTCCACAGTGTGTCCATGCAATGCCATGATGGAAAAAGGAATGGAAGGCGAAGCGGGATATATGACGGATATCCAAAAAGAAACCCTTCGTCCAATGATTGAAATTACGAAAAATGTTGAAACAGGCTACGGATCAATCTTAACGATATCAGATATGGAATCGGCAATGCGCGAGGAAAGAATTAAGAAAACGAAAACGGTTTGCACATATTGCGGAGTAGGATGCAGCTTTGACATCTGGACCAAAGGCCGGGATATTTTAAAAGTAGAGCCTCAGGCTGAAGCGCCTGCTAACGGAATTTCTACGTGTGTTAAAGGGAAATTCGGCTGGGATTTTGTAAACAGCGAAGAGCGGCTGACCAAGCCGCTGATCCGTGAAGGCGATGAATTCCGAGAAGCCGAATGGGAAGAAGCTCTAGAATTGATTGCTGGCAAGTTCACGGAAATAAAAAATGAGCATGGACCTGGCGCTTTAAGCTTTATCAGCTCTTCAAAATGTACAAATGAAGAGTCTTATTTAATGCAGAAGCTTGGAAGAGCGGTCATAGGAACGAACAACATTGACAACTGTTCAAGATATTGCCAAACCCCCGCTACCATGGGGTTGTTCAGAACGGTGGGCCATGGAGGAGATTCAGGAGGCATTAAGGATATAGAAATGTCTGACCTGGTTCTGGTAATTGGCTCCAACACGTCTGAATCTCATCCTGTTTTATCTACAAGAGTGAAGCGGTCCCACAAGCTTCATAATCAAAAATTAATCGTTGCCGACTTAAGAAAACATGAAATGGCTGAGCGTTCCGATTTATTTGTAAAACCTAATCCAGGATCTGATATTGTATGGCTCTCTGCCGTGACTAAATATATCGTCGATCAGGGCTGGGCTGATGAAACCTTTTTAGCAAACAAGGTGAATGGCTTGAAGGATTACGTTAGAAGTCTTGAACCGTACACCATGGAATATGCCTCAGAAGCTACAGGGATCAGCATTGCCGATTTAATTAGAATAGCGGAAATGATCCATAAAGCAAAAACGGTTTGTGCTTTGTGGGCAATGGGAGTTACCCAGCATCTTGGAGGAAGCGATACAAGTACAGCTATCTCTAACCTTCTGTTAATTACCGGGAACTACGGCAAGCCGGGGGCTGGATCCTACCCGCTGCGCGGACATAACAATGTACAAGGGGCAAGTGATTTTGGAAGTATGCCGGACCGTTTCCCATCCTATGAAAAGGTAACAGATCCATCGGTCCGCAGCAAATATGAAAAGGCTTGGGGAGTCGATCTGCCAGCTGAACCCGGATTGAATAACCATGAAATGATTGCTGCTATCCATGACGGAAACCTGAAGGCGATGTATGTCAAAGGCGAAGAAATGGGAATCGTCGACTCCAACATCAATTATGTGCAGGCAGCATACGAAAAGCTGGACTTCTTTGTTGTACAGGATATTTTCTTTACCCGTACCGCACAATTTGCTGATGTTGTTCTTCCTGCAAGCCCCAGTCTTGAAAAAGAAGGGACGTTTACGAATACAGAGCGCAGAATTCAGCGTCTTTACCAGGTGCTTGAACCCCTTGGAGACTCTAAGCCGGACTGGAAGATTATTATGGAGATTGCAAATAGACTGGGTGCCGGATGGACCTATGATCATCCGAGTGAAATTATGGCGGAAGCTGTTCAGCTTGCACCGCTGTTTGCGGGAGTAACCTATGACCGCTTAGAAGGATACAAAAGCCTTCAATGGCCAGTTGCGGAAGATGGAACGGATACTCCGCTTCTTTTTACCGATGGATTTCCATTTCCTGATGGAAAGGCACGGCTTGTTCCGCTTGCGTGGACTCATCCTCTTTCCTATGAATCTGAATATGACGTTCATGTGAATAACGGGCGTCTTCTTGAACACTTCCATGAAGGGAATATGACCTATAAATCAAAAGGAATTACAGGTAAAACGCCAAGGACCTTCCTGGAAGTATCTGCGGCATTAGCAGAGGAGAAAGGGATAAAAACCGGATCACTAGTCAGACTTGTCACCCCTTACGGTCAGGTGAAAGTGCAGGCGCATATAACAGACAGAGTTCGCGGCAAGGAAGTTTATCTCCCTATGAACGACAGCGGGGAAGCAGCCATTAATCTGCTGACAAGCAGCTATGCGGACAAAGATACGGATACTCCGGCATACAAAGAAGTGAAGGCGAAGCTTGAAGTGCTAGAAGCAGAAGGAATCGATCCGCTGCCGAAGGTGAACCACCGGAACGGGAATCCGAAGCCTCAAACAGGGGTGGAAGTTCAAAGGAAATGGGCCCGGAAGGATTATGTCTTCCCGGGAGATTTAGTGAAAAAGGAGCGAAACCATAATGGCTAA
- a CDS encoding uroporphyrinogen-III synthase, with product MKKLFNKKIVFAGQRKAEEIKSIIENYGGTYLHRPAQGTVFLNDEQLEKDVRNIISGYFDWIILTTGMGSEALLKKAAEINAEKAFLEELRRLSIGIRGYKTAKFLAGMNLESAVRDDDGSNDGLLRELRKHHFSGKKVAIQLHGERAPKLIEFFKEQGAECVEIQPYLHVPPNEETMKSLVNEILQNDIDAVYFTSKPQGRFLMEFARKIGVAEEVTQAFSEHVVALAVGKVTAQTLKEEGINRLVVPDHERMGSAIVELGKYYEDRKE from the coding sequence ATGAAAAAGCTTTTTAATAAAAAAATTGTTTTTGCAGGACAGAGAAAAGCAGAAGAAATAAAATCAATCATCGAAAATTATGGGGGAACGTATCTTCATCGTCCTGCTCAAGGAACCGTTTTCTTAAATGACGAACAGCTTGAGAAAGACGTTCGGAACATTATAAGCGGTTATTTTGACTGGATTATTTTAACGACAGGGATGGGATCTGAGGCTCTTTTAAAGAAGGCTGCAGAAATAAATGCAGAAAAAGCATTCTTAGAAGAATTAAGAAGGCTTTCAATTGGAATCCGGGGATATAAAACCGCCAAATTTCTTGCCGGCATGAATCTTGAATCAGCAGTTAGAGATGATGATGGGAGCAACGACGGTCTGCTTAGGGAATTGAGAAAGCATCACTTCAGCGGAAAGAAAGTAGCTATTCAGCTTCATGGCGAGCGCGCTCCTAAACTGATCGAATTTTTCAAAGAACAAGGAGCCGAATGTGTGGAAATCCAGCCGTACCTCCACGTTCCTCCTAATGAAGAAACAATGAAGTCTCTGGTGAATGAAATTCTTCAGAATGATATTGATGCTGTTTATTTCACAAGCAAGCCTCAAGGAAGGTTTCTGATGGAATTCGCTAGAAAGATTGGAGTAGCTGAAGAAGTGACACAAGCGTTTTCCGAGCATGTTGTTGCTTTAGCAGTTGGAAAGGTAACAGCACAGACTTTAAAGGAAGAGGGAATTAACAGACTGGTTGTGCCTGATCATGAACGGATGGGCAGTGCAATTGTGGAGCTTGGGAAATATTATGAGGATAGGAAGGAATGA
- a CDS encoding CBO0543 family protein, giving the protein MGNHQKELLDTIQSLQLEHTKAWLHYWLTYSSFHTWQFWLNIGFLILPLILLYFAIDRKKAFFLGFYGYSTHVWYVYIDAFGASQGYWLFPYKLIPFLPVSFALDVSLAPVSYMLIYQWVLKHKKNYYLYMALYSAFMSFIFKPIMVAAELFQLNRGASYLTLFIGYFSVALIAKWITNVFIHLKKTTENI; this is encoded by the coding sequence ATGGGAAATCATCAGAAGGAACTCTTAGATACAATCCAATCACTCCAGCTGGAGCATACAAAAGCATGGCTCCATTACTGGCTCACTTATTCATCCTTTCATACCTGGCAGTTTTGGCTGAATATCGGCTTCCTGATTCTCCCGCTCATTCTTCTTTATTTTGCTATAGACAGGAAAAAGGCCTTTTTTCTTGGTTTTTACGGATATAGTACCCATGTCTGGTATGTCTATATTGACGCATTTGGTGCCAGCCAGGGTTATTGGTTATTTCCCTACAAGCTGATCCCTTTTCTCCCTGTGAGTTTTGCGCTGGACGTTTCTTTGGCTCCCGTCTCTTACATGCTCATTTATCAATGGGTGCTGAAACATAAGAAAAACTATTATCTCTATATGGCTTTGTACAGTGCATTCATGTCCTTTATCTTTAAACCAATCATGGTTGCTGCTGAGCTTTTTCAGCTGAATCGCGGAGCAAGCTATTTAACTTTGTTTATCGGCTATTTCAGTGTTGCACTAATTGCAAAATGGATTACAAACGTGTTTATTCATTTAAAGAAAACAACTGAAAACATTTAA